Proteins encoded together in one Buteo buteo chromosome 26, bButBut1.hap1.1, whole genome shotgun sequence window:
- the DUSP6 gene encoding dual specificity protein phosphatase 6 isoform X1 produces MLDTFRPVPFASEMAISKSVAWLNEQLEMGNDRLLLMDCRPQELYESSHIESAINVAIPGIMLRRLQKGNLPLRSLVSSSEEDRERFARRCGTDTVVLYDEHSRDWNENTGGESVLGLLLKRLKDEGCKAFYLEGGFSKFQAEFALHCETNLDSSCSSSSPPLPVLGLGGLRISSDSSSDIESDIDRDPNSATDSDGSPLSNNQPSFPVEILPYLYLGCAKDSTNLDVLEEFGIKYILNVTPNLPNLFENAGEFKYKQIPISDHWSQNLSQFFPEAISFIDEARGKNCGVLVHCLAGISRSVTVTVAYLMQKLNLSMNDAYDIVKMKKSNISPNFNFMGQLLDFERTLGLSSPCDNRVPNQQLYFTTPSNQNVFQVDSLQST; encoded by the exons ATGCTAGATACGTTCAGACCCGTCCCTTTCGCGTCGGAAATGGCGATTAGTAAATCCGTGGCGTGGCTCAACGAGCAGCTGGAGATGGGCAACGACCGGCTCCTCCTGATGGACTGTCGGCCGCAGGAGTTGTACGAATCGTCCCACATCGAATCGGCCATCAACGTGGCCATCCCCGGCATCATGCTGCGGCGGTTGCAGAAGGGCAACCTGCCCCTTCGCTCCCTCGTTTCCAGCAGCGAGGAAGACCGGGAACGCTTCGCCCGCCGGTGCGGCACCGACACCGTGGTGCTGTACGACGAGCACAGCCGCGATTGGAACGAAAACACCGGGGGAGAATCCGTGCTGGGGTTGCTCCTCAAGCGCCTCAAAGACGAAGGCTGTAAAGcgttttatttggaag GTGGTTTCAGCAAGTTCCAGGCCGAGTTCGCCCTGCACTGCGAAACTAACCTAGACAGTTCGTGTagcagcagctctcctcctTTGCCAGTCCTGGGCTTGGGAGGCCTCCGAATCAGCTCCGATTCCTCTTCAGACATTGAATCTGACATTGACAGAGACCCCAATAGTGCCACCGACTCCGATGGCAGCCCTCTCTCCAACAACCAGCCTTCCTTCCCGGTGGAGATTTTACCCTACCTCTACTTAGGCTGTGCCAAGGACTCCACTAACCTGGACGTTTTAGAAGAGTTCGGCATTAAATACATCTTGAATGTTACCCCCAACCTGCCTAATCTCTTTGAAAACGCCGGCGAATTCAAGTACAAACAGATCCCCATCTCTGACCACTGGAGCCAAAATCTGTCTCAGTTCTTTCCCGAGGCCATCTCCTTTATAG ATGAAGCACGGGGGAAGAACTGCGGCGTCCTGGTGCATTGCTTGGCGGGGATCAGCCGCTCGGTCACGGTGACGGTGGCCTACCTCATGCAGAAGCTCAACTTGTCCATGAACGACGCCTACGATATCGTCAAGATGAAGAAGTCCAACATTTCGCCCAACTTCAACTTCATGGGTCAGCTGCTGGACTTTGAGCGGACTCTGGGGCTGAGCAGCCCCTGTGACAATCGAGTGCCGAACCAGCAGCTGTACTTCACCACCCCTTCCAACCAGAACGTCTTCCAGGTGGATTCCCTGCAGTCCACGTGA
- the DUSP6 gene encoding dual specificity protein phosphatase 6 isoform X2: MLDTFRPVPFASEMAISKSVAWLNEQLEMGNDRLLLMDCRPQELYESSHIESAINVAIPGIMLRRLQKGNLPLRSLVSSSEEDRERFARRCGTDTVVLYDEHSRDWNENTGGESVLGLLLKRLKDEGCKAFYLEDEARGKNCGVLVHCLAGISRSVTVTVAYLMQKLNLSMNDAYDIVKMKKSNISPNFNFMGQLLDFERTLGLSSPCDNRVPNQQLYFTTPSNQNVFQVDSLQST, encoded by the exons ATGCTAGATACGTTCAGACCCGTCCCTTTCGCGTCGGAAATGGCGATTAGTAAATCCGTGGCGTGGCTCAACGAGCAGCTGGAGATGGGCAACGACCGGCTCCTCCTGATGGACTGTCGGCCGCAGGAGTTGTACGAATCGTCCCACATCGAATCGGCCATCAACGTGGCCATCCCCGGCATCATGCTGCGGCGGTTGCAGAAGGGCAACCTGCCCCTTCGCTCCCTCGTTTCCAGCAGCGAGGAAGACCGGGAACGCTTCGCCCGCCGGTGCGGCACCGACACCGTGGTGCTGTACGACGAGCACAGCCGCGATTGGAACGAAAACACCGGGGGAGAATCCGTGCTGGGGTTGCTCCTCAAGCGCCTCAAAGACGAAGGCTGTAAAGcgttttatttggaag ATGAAGCACGGGGGAAGAACTGCGGCGTCCTGGTGCATTGCTTGGCGGGGATCAGCCGCTCGGTCACGGTGACGGTGGCCTACCTCATGCAGAAGCTCAACTTGTCCATGAACGACGCCTACGATATCGTCAAGATGAAGAAGTCCAACATTTCGCCCAACTTCAACTTCATGGGTCAGCTGCTGGACTTTGAGCGGACTCTGGGGCTGAGCAGCCCCTGTGACAATCGAGTGCCGAACCAGCAGCTGTACTTCACCACCCCTTCCAACCAGAACGTCTTCCAGGTGGATTCCCTGCAGTCCACGTGA